In one window of Cellulophaga sp. HaHa_2_95 DNA:
- a CDS encoding glucose 1-dehydrogenase, with protein MQKPNNRLENQTCIVSGSSSGIGAAIAKSIAMEGANMVVNYHSSKEDAEEVAHWIEENSNCGNAIVVQCDVGKEADVKNLFKQAISKFGTVDICVANSGIQQDYALHEMPLSAWQQVIDTNLTGQFLCAKEALNEFMRRGMRPEVSNSLGKIIHISSVHEIIPWAGHANYATTKGGLKMLMESICQEYAPKKVRCNSIAPGAIKTDINKEVWETKEGLENILKLIPYDRMGLPEDIGSVASWLASDESEYVNGTTIFVDGGMTCYPGFSSNG; from the coding sequence CGGCTATAGCCAAATCAATTGCAATGGAAGGTGCTAATATGGTCGTCAACTATCACAGTAGTAAAGAAGATGCCGAAGAAGTGGCTCATTGGATTGAGGAAAACTCTAATTGTGGAAACGCCATAGTAGTTCAATGTGATGTAGGAAAGGAAGCTGATGTGAAAAACTTATTCAAGCAAGCCATATCAAAATTTGGTACGGTAGATATATGCGTAGCCAATTCTGGAATACAACAGGATTATGCTTTGCATGAAATGCCCTTAAGTGCTTGGCAACAGGTTATAGACACCAATTTAACCGGACAATTTTTATGTGCGAAAGAAGCACTTAATGAATTTATGAGACGCGGCATGCGCCCAGAAGTTTCTAATTCTCTTGGTAAAATCATCCATATAAGTTCTGTTCATGAAATTATTCCATGGGCAGGTCATGCCAATTACGCCACCACCAAAGGAGGCTTAAAAATGTTAATGGAAAGTATCTGTCAAGAATATGCTCCCAAAAAAGTACGTTGCAATTCTATCGCACCAGGAGCTATAAAGACAGATATTAACAAAGAAGTATGGGAAACTAAAGAAGGTTTAGAGAACATCTTAAAACTTATTCCCTATGACCGTATGGGACTACCAGAAGATATCGGGAGCGTTGCCAGTTGGTTGGCATCTGATGAATCTGAATACGTAAATGGCACTACTATTTTTGTAGACGGTGGAATGACCTGTTACCCAGGCTTTTCATCCAATGGATAA